In a genomic window of Flavobacteriales bacterium:
- the bamA gene encoding outer membrane protein assembly factor BamA, which yields MLAHGAMRLSAQEQRSAMDHTLPQTYEIGGITVSGTRTVDPSAVKLFAGLQVGDKVEVPGERISRAIRNLWEQKLFSDVAIEAAEVRGRTIFLHIIVQEKPRLSRYKFRGITKAKADKLDEEVGLSRGQQFNEATEQRARQIIRKHFSDKGYLFADARFTQLPDTLKGALSDGVVVFIDVDPGPRVKIQDVAISGNSAIKTAKLRRKLKKTKRKRWYNILGSSKFIAEDYKADRQRVLETYNNEGYRNAAIVRDTMYRVGPKRVRVEVDLDEGQKFHFRQITWTGNTKYRSSRLDSILNIRKGDVYSKKVLDSRLYMNQTGLDVSSLYMDDGYLSFYPEPIELVTEGDSIDLEIRIREGRQYRIRNVIIKGNTKTNEHVIRREVRTKPGQLFNRSDVIRTQREIAQLGYFDQEKLGVNPIPDPRTGLVDLEYTVEERPSDRLELSGGYGAQRVVLSLGLSFTNFSLRKLFDPKAYQPLPAGDGQTLNLRAQTNGRFFQSYSLSFVEPWLGGRKPNALSFSAYLTRQTNGEARTVRTADGKQANPKLQSLDIIGLTLGLGRRLTVPDDYFILRQNVSYQNYRLNNFNFGQVVFDFGKGTSNVLAYSIQLSRNSVDAPFFARSGSDVTLSLKATPPWSLMQPDRDWAALPAAERFRWAEFHKWKITTQWFNRLTRSKSQHDLVLMVRAGYGFMGRYNSAIGDAPFERFYLGGSGLTGFQLDGREIIALRGYDEASLSPRTGNFLVGKYTAELRFPVSLNPQATIYTLAFAQAGNTWGSAERFDPFKMYRSAGFGLRIFLPMFGPMGLDYAWRLDDVPNAPGMAKSQFHFTIGIDLGEL from the coding sequence ATGCTCGCACACGGAGCCATGCGCCTTTCAGCGCAGGAACAGCGTTCGGCCATGGACCACACGCTGCCGCAGACCTACGAGATCGGCGGCATCACGGTGAGCGGCACCCGCACCGTGGACCCCAGCGCGGTGAAGCTCTTCGCCGGCCTTCAGGTGGGCGACAAAGTGGAAGTGCCCGGCGAGCGCATCAGCCGCGCCATCCGGAACCTCTGGGAGCAGAAGCTCTTCAGTGATGTGGCCATCGAGGCCGCCGAAGTGCGCGGTCGAACCATCTTCCTGCACATCATCGTGCAGGAGAAGCCCCGTCTCTCCCGGTACAAGTTCCGGGGCATCACCAAGGCCAAGGCCGACAAGCTCGATGAAGAGGTGGGCCTCTCCCGCGGGCAGCAGTTCAATGAGGCCACCGAGCAGCGCGCTCGGCAGATCATCCGCAAGCATTTCTCTGACAAGGGCTACCTCTTCGCCGATGCACGCTTCACGCAGTTGCCCGATACGCTCAAGGGAGCGCTCTCCGATGGCGTGGTGGTCTTCATCGATGTGGATCCCGGCCCGCGCGTGAAGATCCAGGATGTGGCGATCTCGGGCAACAGCGCCATCAAGACCGCCAAGCTGCGGCGCAAGCTCAAGAAGACCAAGCGCAAGCGCTGGTACAACATCCTTGGCAGCAGCAAGTTCATAGCCGAGGATTACAAGGCCGACAGGCAGCGCGTGCTCGAGACCTATAATAACGAGGGCTACCGCAACGCCGCCATCGTGCGCGACACCATGTACAGGGTGGGCCCGAAGCGCGTGCGCGTGGAGGTCGATCTGGACGAGGGCCAGAAGTTCCACTTCCGACAGATCACGTGGACCGGGAACACCAAGTACCGCAGCTCGCGGCTGGACAGCATCCTCAACATCCGCAAGGGCGATGTGTACAGCAAGAAGGTGCTCGACAGCCGCCTGTACATGAACCAGACCGGCTTGGATGTGAGCTCATTGTACATGGATGATGGTTACCTCTCGTTCTACCCGGAGCCCATCGAGCTCGTGACCGAGGGCGACAGCATCGACCTCGAGATCCGCATTCGCGAAGGGCGGCAGTACCGGATCCGCAACGTGATCATCAAGGGCAACACGAAGACCAATGAGCATGTGATCCGCCGGGAGGTGCGCACCAAGCCGGGCCAGCTCTTCAACCGCAGCGATGTGATCCGCACCCAGCGTGAGATCGCGCAGCTCGGCTACTTCGATCAGGAGAAGCTCGGCGTGAACCCCATCCCCGACCCGCGCACCGGCCTTGTGGACCTGGAGTACACCGTGGAAGAACGCCCGAGCGATCGTTTGGAACTGAGCGGCGGTTATGGCGCCCAGCGCGTGGTGCTCAGCCTAGGACTCTCCTTCACCAACTTCAGCCTGCGCAAGCTTTTTGACCCCAAGGCCTACCAGCCGCTTCCGGCGGGCGACGGCCAGACCTTGAACCTCCGCGCGCAGACCAACGGCCGCTTCTTCCAGAGCTACAGCCTGAGTTTCGTGGAGCCCTGGCTCGGCGGCCGCAAACCGAACGCCCTGAGCTTCTCGGCCTACCTCACGAGGCAGACCAATGGTGAAGCCCGCACCGTGCGGACAGCCGACGGCAAGCAGGCCAACCCCAAGCTCCAATCGCTCGATATCATCGGCCTTACGCTCGGGTTGGGACGAAGGCTCACGGTGCCCGATGACTACTTCATCCTGCGGCAGAACGTGAGCTACCAGAACTACAGGCTCAACAATTTCAACTTCGGCCAGGTGGTGTTCGATTTCGGCAAGGGCACCAGCAACGTGCTCGCCTACAGCATCCAGCTCTCCCGCAATTCGGTGGATGCGCCCTTCTTCGCGCGCAGCGGATCCGATGTGACGCTCTCGCTCAAAGCCACACCGCCCTGGTCGTTGATGCAGCCCGACCGTGACTGGGCCGCACTGCCCGCCGCCGAGCGCTTCCGCTGGGCCGAGTTCCACAAGTGGAAGATCACCACGCAGTGGTTCAACCGCCTCACGCGGAGCAAGAGCCAGCACGACCTGGTGCTGATGGTGCGCGCTGGCTACGGCTTCATGGGCCGGTACAACAGCGCCATCGGCGATGCGCCTTTCGAGCGCTTCTACCTCGGCGGTTCGGGCCTCACCGGCTTCCAGCTCGATGGCCGCGAGATCATCGCCCTGCGCGGATATGACGAGGCATCGCTCTCGCCCCGCACCGGCAACTTCCTTGTGGGCAAGTACACCGCGGAGCTGCGGTTCCCCGTATCGCTGAATCCCCAGGCCACCATCTACACCTTGGCCTTCGCGCAAGCAGGGAACACCTGGGGAAGCGCTGAGCGCTTCGATCCCTTCAAGATGTACCGCAGCGCCGGCTTCGGCCTGCGCATCTTCCTGCCCATGTTCGGGCCCATGGGCCTTGACTACGCCTGGCGCTTGGACGATGTGCCCAACGCCCCGGGCATGGCCAAGAGCCAGTTCCATTTCACCATCGGCATAGATCTTGGCGAACTCTGA
- a CDS encoding OmpH family outer membrane protein: protein MRILLILALAALLAGDAAAQRIAFVNTKYILDQMPEYETAQKELDRLSKQWQEEIDERHQTIRRLREAFNAESILLTDEMRRTRMDEIENKDRDARDLQKRRFGPQGDLFKKRQELIQPIQERVYNAVKEVAGTSYVAVFDLSGQNGGNLLFASDKFDKSDQVLKKLGIRPKRDGGGKEEEFGKDPEETNDGKDEGQPQEQPRDGGDGGRDQKPPR, encoded by the coding sequence ATGCGCATCCTCCTGATCCTCGCCCTGGCGGCGCTCCTTGCCGGCGATGCCGCCGCGCAACGAATCGCGTTCGTGAACACCAAGTACATCCTGGACCAGATGCCCGAATACGAGACGGCGCAGAAGGAACTGGACCGCTTGAGCAAGCAATGGCAGGAGGAGATCGACGAGCGCCACCAGACCATTCGCCGCCTGCGTGAGGCCTTCAATGCGGAGTCGATCCTGCTCACCGATGAGATGCGCCGCACGCGCATGGACGAGATCGAGAACAAGGACCGCGATGCCCGCGACCTGCAGAAACGGCGCTTCGGCCCCCAAGGCGATCTCTTCAAGAAGCGGCAGGAGCTGATCCAGCCCATCCAAGAGCGCGTTTACAACGCCGTGAAGGAAGTGGCCGGCACCAGCTACGTGGCCGTGTTCGACCTCAGCGGCCAGAACGGCGGGAACCTGCTCTTCGCCAGCGACAAGTTCGACAAGAGCGACCAAGTGCTGAAGAAGCTCGGCATCCGCCCCAAGCGTGATGGCGGCGGGAAGGAAGAAGAGTTCGGCAAGGACCCGGAAGAAACGAACGACGGAAAGGACGAAGGCCAGCCCCAGGAGCAGCCGCGCGACGGCGGCGATGGCGGACGCGATCAAAAACCACCCCGATAG
- a CDS encoding OmpH family outer membrane protein — MNIKQLALSVALLLCGAQAATAQSAKLGHIDRQRLLLTLPERKGAEEKMQEFAKTLDERLKAMGAEYQAKVADAQARAETMTQTEKEMVVREINELEQRIQAAQEKAQEDLAKQEEELLKPMIEKTNQAIKDVADEKAFTYIFDVSTGMVLYFDKGEDIMPLVKAKLGITTP, encoded by the coding sequence ATGAACATCAAGCAACTCGCACTCTCAGTCGCACTGCTCCTCTGCGGCGCGCAAGCAGCCACCGCGCAATCGGCCAAGCTTGGCCACATCGATCGCCAGCGCTTGCTGCTCACGCTTCCTGAGCGCAAGGGCGCCGAAGAGAAGATGCAAGAATTCGCCAAGACACTCGATGAGCGCCTGAAAGCCATGGGCGCCGAGTACCAGGCCAAGGTGGCTGATGCGCAGGCGCGTGCCGAGACCATGACCCAGACCGAGAAGGAGATGGTGGTTCGCGAGATCAACGAGTTGGAGCAGCGCATCCAGGCCGCGCAGGAGAAGGCGCAGGAAGACCTCGCCAAGCAGGAGGAGGAGTTGCTGAAGCCCATGATCGAGAAGACCAATCAGGCCATCAAGGACGTGGCCGATGAGAAGGCCTTCACCTACATCTTCGACGTGAGCACAGGCATGGTCCTGTACTTCGACAAGGGCGAGGACATCATGCCCTTGGTGAAGGCCAAGCTCGGCATCACAACGCCCTAA